In the Solibacillus sp. FSL K6-1523 genome, one interval contains:
- a CDS encoding AEC family transporter: MDLGIVFQSIFLIALLIFLGSIVARFYVFNEDTKKMYITLITNVAMPSIILSSIFSVEIDQKMVKTLGLIFVFSIIINLIGLLIGFLATIIFKKYTARSIEVAILSAFGNTGFIGIPLCAVLFGPEGALYAAIFDAGVDFTIWTFGVYFLQQEKRFSFGLLKSMVNLPLIAIVLGLLIAVSGIQVPILVTEFTGTLAALAVPLAMFYIGATVNTIRSARVRISYFEVMVPVFIKLVLLPLIVVFIINVNNLKGLLINVIIIQSMMPALTLSSVLFAKYSRDYKMGALVTIVSTIASLLIIPVMLYFINEYLIHLS, encoded by the coding sequence ATGGATTTAGGCATTGTATTTCAATCAATTTTTCTAATTGCATTGCTCATTTTTTTAGGTTCAATTGTTGCGAGGTTTTATGTATTTAATGAGGATACGAAAAAAATGTATATTACCTTAATAACGAATGTAGCGATGCCTTCGATTATTTTATCAAGTATATTTAGTGTTGAGATTGATCAAAAAATGGTTAAAACACTGGGACTTATTTTTGTTTTTTCGATTATTATCAATTTGATAGGCTTGTTAATAGGTTTTCTTGCGACGATTATTTTTAAAAAATATACGGCTAGAAGTATTGAAGTGGCCATTTTATCTGCGTTTGGAAATACTGGATTTATCGGGATACCGCTCTGTGCTGTATTATTTGGACCAGAAGGCGCACTTTATGCAGCTATATTTGATGCGGGCGTGGACTTTACGATATGGACATTTGGTGTTTATTTTTTGCAACAAGAAAAGCGATTCAGTTTTGGCCTGTTAAAAAGTATGGTAAATCTACCTCTCATAGCAATTGTTTTAGGCTTATTAATCGCCGTTTCAGGTATTCAAGTACCTATTTTAGTTACTGAGTTTACAGGTACTTTAGCAGCTTTAGCAGTCCCATTAGCGATGTTTTACATTGGAGCTACTGTAAATACGATTCGGTCTGCTCGAGTGCGTATTAGTTATTTTGAAGTGATGGTTCCAGTGTTCATTAAATTAGTGTTACTTCCATTAATCGTTGTTTTTATCATAAATGTAAACAATTTAAAGGGATTACTAATAAACGTGATCATCATTCAATCGATGATGCCCGCATTAACATTATCATCTGTATTATTTGCCAAATACTCAAGGGATTACAAAATGGGGGCGCTTGTAACGATTGTATCAACTATTGCTTCTCTATTAATTATTCCAGTAATGTTGTATTTTATTAACGAATATTTGATTCATTTGAGTTAG
- the nhaC gene encoding Na+/H+ antiporter NhaC, with translation MKRKPTLLEATLPIIAMLLLTSIGFAGYGIKIEPLLILASLFAGIIALRVGASWDDMMLGIREKIDAAMPALLILISIGVLIGMWTISGTIPAMIFFGLKIIHPSFIVLIAFIVSAIVSIVTGSSWGSVGTVGVALMGIATGMDVSLAATAGAIVSGAYFGDKLSPLSDTTNLAPLVAGTELHEHIKHMLYTTIPAAVVALIVYTIVGFSSSSTKVIESEQTTAMLNGLGEMFTWSIWLVLPAIIILYGTIKKLPTLPVIIFSSFVAGIIAVFVQGFSVKNVFLATVSGFNVTMVEKVGFNSELVIPEVLRLVNQGGMQSMTGVVLIALCAFTFAGIVSVSGCLEVIVNALLKLVKRTGDLILVTVLSCITTALVTANTYLPLIITGELYKDTYKKRNLAAKNLSRTLEDSGTVIIPLVPWSTSGVFIAGTLGVSTFSYLPWAVLCYTGFIFAIILGYTGIGISKIQEDDSVVNKAN, from the coding sequence ATGAAAAGAAAACCTACTTTGTTGGAAGCGACTCTTCCAATTATTGCAATGCTTTTGTTAACATCAATTGGATTTGCAGGATATGGTATTAAAATTGAACCCCTGTTAATTCTAGCATCACTTTTTGCTGGTATTATTGCTTTAAGAGTCGGTGCTTCTTGGGATGATATGATGTTAGGTATCCGAGAAAAGATTGATGCTGCAATGCCTGCTTTGCTAATCTTAATATCTATTGGCGTATTAATTGGAATGTGGACAATATCAGGAACGATTCCTGCAATGATATTTTTTGGACTTAAAATAATTCACCCTTCATTTATTGTCTTAATCGCATTTATCGTTTCAGCAATTGTTTCGATTGTAACTGGATCATCTTGGGGTTCAGTTGGAACTGTCGGAGTAGCTTTAATGGGTATTGCTACTGGAATGGACGTGTCATTAGCAGCAACTGCTGGCGCGATTGTTTCAGGTGCCTATTTTGGAGATAAGCTATCTCCTCTTTCAGATACAACAAATTTAGCGCCTTTAGTAGCTGGAACCGAACTACATGAACATATAAAACATATGCTTTATACGACGATTCCTGCCGCTGTTGTTGCCTTAATTGTCTATACAATTGTCGGCTTTAGTTCTTCTTCAACTAAAGTGATTGAAAGTGAACAAACTACTGCCATGTTAAACGGTTTAGGAGAAATGTTCACGTGGAGTATTTGGTTAGTTCTCCCTGCCATTATCATACTTTACGGTACAATCAAAAAATTACCGACATTACCGGTCATCATATTTTCTTCTTTTGTCGCAGGGATTATTGCAGTATTTGTTCAAGGGTTTTCAGTAAAAAATGTTTTCTTAGCTACTGTTAGTGGCTTTAACGTTACGATGGTTGAAAAGGTAGGGTTTAATTCCGAATTGGTCATTCCTGAAGTATTAAGGCTTGTCAACCAAGGTGGAATGCAATCAATGACAGGCGTTGTCTTAATTGCTTTATGTGCATTCACTTTTGCAGGTATCGTTTCTGTATCAGGTTGTCTCGAAGTGATTGTTAATGCATTATTAAAGTTAGTAAAACGCACAGGCGATTTAATTCTCGTGACGGTCTTATCTTGTATCACGACTGCACTTGTAACAGCAAACACATACTTACCATTAATTATTACAGGTGAATTATATAAAGATACGTATAAAAAACGTAATTTAGCTGCCAAAAATTTATCTAGAACATTAGAAGATTCAGGCACTGTCATTATCCCATTAGTACCTTGGTCTACGTCAGGTGTCTTTATAGCTGGAACATTAGGTGTATCCACATTTAGCTACCTTCCATGGGCAGTATTATGCTACACTGGCTTTATTTTCGCAATAATTTTAGGTTACACAGGAATTGGGATTTCGAAAATACAAGAAGACGATTCAGTAGTAAATAAAGCTAATTAA
- a CDS encoding DnaA N-terminal domain-containing protein: MENEKRIIELLQEIKQEQQRLHIRFDEMDENVAFLAGEIGKLSMHTVTPTMEENESTTHYFEANEQLSNESSIIPINETISFENLGELWNHVLSQVSQEVSKPSFDTWIKSSKLLSYNENNATVTITAPNAFARDWLENHFSHLIKGILTRLTDEELSIEFVVQND; this comes from the coding sequence ATGGAGAACGAAAAACGGATCATTGAATTGTTACAAGAAATAAAACAAGAGCAGCAAAGATTACACATACGTTTTGATGAAATGGATGAAAACGTCGCATTCCTCGCTGGCGAAATCGGAAAGCTGTCTATGCATACAGTCACTCCAACAATGGAGGAAAACGAATCCACAACGCACTACTTTGAAGCAAATGAACAATTATCGAATGAGTCATCGATAATTCCTATAAATGAAACAATCAGCTTTGAAAATTTAGGGGAACTATGGAATCATGTTTTATCGCAAGTGAGCCAGGAAGTTTCGAAACCAAGCTTTGATACATGGATTAAGTCTTCAAAATTATTGTCTTATAATGAAAACAATGCAACGGTGACAATTACTGCACCGAATGCCTTTGCTCGTGATTGGCTTGAAAATCATTTTAGTCATTTAATTAAGGGGATATTAACACGGCTTACCGATGAAGAATTATCCATTGAGTTTGTCGTCCAAAACGATTAA
- a CDS encoding excinuclease, with translation MNTRYKITRLDKEGNPTLSIEECQSFFAKKSDFEYNDSFGASQDGVHMKIAGHFFMWHFEDVKIPFRFFEGEIYVAVSHPDVLEKTMEIARLLEANYVEG, from the coding sequence ATGAACACACGATATAAAATTACACGTCTTGATAAAGAAGGAAATCCAACGTTGAGCATAGAGGAATGCCAAAGCTTTTTCGCGAAAAAGTCGGATTTCGAATATAATGATTCATTTGGTGCGAGCCAAGATGGGGTGCACATGAAGATTGCAGGTCACTTTTTTATGTGGCATTTCGAAGATGTAAAAATCCCATTCCGCTTTTTCGAAGGTGAAATTTATGTAGCGGTTTCTCATCCAGATGTTTTAGAGAAAACAATGGAAATCGCGCGTTTACTTGAAGCGAATTATGTGGAAGGGTAG
- a CDS encoding LysR family transcriptional regulator → MNLHRLHCFVTVVEEGSVSKAAKVLKMSQPPLSMLIRKLEEELNVTLFERYKKRLLVTETGQLLYERAKELLSSSENIVKEITEHSEGVKGIVRIGTSTSANITIIPSVIEEINKQSLNITLDVREGKYTDILRELRNNEIDIGLVRNTYQPEDIEIIKLLKEPLLLALPPDHHLLQKSTIELNDLRNEKFLMQRTTQGQNISDFILEACHMSDFTPNIVYWGTTSLPILLMVRKGVGISFVPQSFLQLQEEMKLPPMVKVSSSYLYSYQSLIMLKDRYRTSASNRIIEIIKKIAVEASDLR, encoded by the coding sequence ATGAATTTACACCGACTTCATTGCTTTGTAACGGTAGTAGAGGAAGGTAGTGTGTCAAAGGCAGCGAAAGTGCTCAAGATGTCACAACCACCGTTAAGTATGTTAATACGAAAACTAGAAGAGGAATTAAATGTAACTTTATTTGAGAGATATAAAAAAAGACTGCTCGTAACTGAAACTGGGCAACTACTATATGAGCGCGCTAAAGAATTACTATCATCATCGGAAAATATTGTGAAAGAAATTACAGAACATAGTGAAGGAGTAAAGGGGATTGTTCGGATAGGAACATCAACATCCGCAAATATTACTATCATACCAAGCGTTATCGAAGAAATTAATAAACAGTCATTAAATATTACATTGGACGTAAGGGAAGGCAAGTACACAGATATTTTACGAGAGCTTAGGAATAATGAAATTGATATCGGTCTCGTGCGAAATACTTATCAACCAGAAGATATAGAAATAATTAAACTATTGAAAGAACCATTATTATTGGCTTTACCTCCAGATCATCATTTATTACAAAAATCTACTATTGAACTAAATGATCTTCGCAACGAAAAGTTTTTAATGCAAAGAACAACCCAAGGACAAAACATTTCGGATTTCATATTAGAAGCTTGTCATATGAGTGATTTCACACCAAATATTGTCTACTGGGGAACTACCTCTTTACCAATATTATTAATGGTGAGAAAAGGTGTAGGTATCTCTTTTGTGCCCCAAAGTTTTTTACAGCTACAAGAAGAAATGAAATTACCTCCGATGGTGAAAGTATCTTCAAGTTACTTGTATAGCTATCAAAGTTTGATTATGTTAAAAGATCGCTACAGGACATCGGCTTCAAATAGAATCATAGAAATAATAAAAAAAATAGCAGTTGAGGCGAGCGATTTAAGGTGA
- a CDS encoding GLUG motif-containing protein, with product MGNHKKFLKATVGITLAVSSVPIVAPVYAQAAAFSDVPESAYYYDAVHELAERGIVAGYGDQTFKPNTAITRGQLAKIMAGILGLETEDIVNPGFTDVTPSNPYYGAIAALAQAGIINGYEDRTFRANEPLQRNHLAKILVEAFHLQSPKGATMPLTDVHKDYEDYILALYTNGITTGQTATEFDGTSHVTRGQLAVFVVRAEEIILSMVSQEVEEEPNIEQPPTTEPKPAQNLTFNVSVEGLAEMFSTDQEIEVVTTGVIARMYRDGDVVKITFVSEEAIPKESFKVKIRGVEYEFSFNKEGNEWIAKKLNETVSSDSGWEPAPTPSPPPTPPPNPSPPSTISVTVKTPPKETYFEGESLDLAALVVTLHKSNGTEEEVGFGAFASKGITVSPTQGTPLTTADTAVIITVEGRTVSQPIIVNAASVPSNPVTVVSVKTPPTNVYIEGEKLDLTGLKVTLQRLDGTTEDVAWVDFPSNGITTNPIDGAVLTTADTEVIITVNGETARQPITVNSMIEDGSAAKPYLIDSVAKLQAMEGLDGAGVYFKQTADIDMTGESWTPFVFEGHFDGDGNKISYVTINQPNSDNIGFFSELNGELQNVHLEDVDVKGTRNVGGLVGLSSGSITNSYTTGSVEGTRTVGGLVGNSYGSIENSYATGSVTGTGDYVGGLVGSSASSITNSYATGKVEGNNDVGGLVGIVNINGSITNSYATGSVTGTGDTVGGLVGYSSGRIINSYATGSVDGISDVGGLVGYSGGRITNSYATGNVTGTGDVGGLVGYVISGSITNSYYDSDTTGQPDNSHGIRRTTVEMKEGTPSASIYTNWDINIWNFGTTSDYPTLWEKPAVTTPITAIDAITGTTLLGEVLTAGAVTPVGAPVTYQWQIADTATGEFTDIPTAKSKTYILTANDVGKFIRVVATGAGNYSGTVTSNATTAVISNIGSAANPYLIDSVAKLQAMAGLDGPDVYFKQTADIDMSSESWTPFVFNGHFDGDGNKISHVTINQPSNNNVGFFSQLNGELQNVHLEDVYVKGSYFVGGLVGLSSGSISNSHATGSVEGTGQVGGLVGWVRSGSIENSYATGSVEGTDYVGGLVGWVSSGSIENSHATGSVIGQYQVGGLVGRSSGSIKNSYATGNVTGTSNNVGGLVGYVISGSITSSYYDSDTTGQSDIGKGTPHTTVEMKEGTEVTIYIGWDTDIWDFGTITDYPRLKKQ from the coding sequence ATGGGGAATCATAAAAAATTCTTGAAAGCAACAGTAGGTATCACATTAGCGGTCAGTTCTGTTCCGATCGTTGCGCCCGTATACGCACAAGCAGCCGCTTTTTCAGATGTTCCCGAATCCGCTTATTACTATGACGCCGTGCATGAACTAGCTGAGCGCGGGATCGTAGCGGGATATGGCGATCAAACGTTTAAGCCGAATACAGCGATTACACGTGGACAACTCGCGAAGATTATGGCAGGGATATTAGGGCTAGAAACGGAAGATATAGTGAATCCAGGATTTACCGATGTTACACCAAGCAATCCTTATTACGGGGCGATTGCTGCTTTAGCACAAGCCGGCATTATTAACGGCTACGAGGATCGAACATTCCGCGCGAACGAACCACTCCAGCGCAATCATTTAGCGAAAATATTGGTGGAAGCCTTTCATTTACAGTCACCAAAAGGCGCAACAATGCCATTAACGGATGTGCATAAAGATTACGAGGATTATATTTTAGCGCTTTACACAAATGGCATTACAACAGGACAAACGGCAACTGAGTTTGATGGGACCTCGCACGTAACACGCGGACAACTAGCAGTCTTTGTCGTGCGTGCAGAGGAAATTATTCTATCAATGGTAAGCCAGGAGGTAGAGGAAGAACCGAATATAGAACAGCCCCCTACAACCGAGCCAAAACCAGCACAGAATTTAACATTTAACGTGTCAGTAGAAGGTTTGGCGGAAATGTTTTCAACGGATCAAGAAATTGAAGTGGTGACAACAGGTGTCATTGCGCGGATGTATCGGGACGGGGATGTTGTCAAAATCACCTTTGTGTCAGAGGAAGCCATTCCGAAAGAGTCGTTTAAAGTGAAGATTCGCGGTGTCGAATATGAATTCTCCTTTAATAAGGAAGGGAACGAATGGATCGCAAAGAAATTGAATGAAACCGTTTCATCGGATTCAGGGTGGGAGCCAGCACCAACACCAAGCCCACCACCGACACCACCGCCCAATCCATCTCCGCCAAGTACGATTTCGGTAACGGTAAAAACACCACCAAAAGAAACTTACTTTGAAGGGGAATCACTAGATTTAGCAGCTTTAGTCGTCACGTTGCACAAATCGAATGGGACGGAAGAAGAAGTTGGTTTTGGAGCGTTTGCATCAAAAGGAATTACGGTAAGCCCAACTCAAGGGACACCGTTAACAACAGCGGATACAGCGGTAATCATTACTGTCGAGGGACGAACGGTGAGTCAACCGATTATCGTTAACGCAGCATCTGTTCCATCGAATCCTGTAACCGTTGTATCAGTAAAGACACCACCAACAAATGTATATATTGAAGGGGAAAAACTAGATTTAACAGGTTTAAAAGTGACGTTACAAAGATTAGATGGAACGACCGAAGATGTAGCATGGGTGGACTTCCCGTCAAACGGAATTACTACAAACCCAATCGATGGTGCGGTATTAACAACGGCAGATACGGAAGTAATCATTACTGTAAATGGGGAAACAGCTCGTCAACCAATTACTGTAAATAGCATGATTGAAGATGGAAGTGCCGCAAAACCATATTTAATCGATTCTGTCGCCAAATTACAAGCAATGGAAGGCTTAGATGGGGCTGGTGTTTACTTCAAACAGACTGCCGATATTGATATGACAGGTGAAAGTTGGACACCATTTGTCTTTGAAGGACATTTTGATGGAGACGGGAATAAAATCAGTTATGTAACGATTAATCAGCCAAATAGTGATAATATTGGTTTCTTTAGTGAGCTGAATGGAGAATTGCAAAATGTTCACTTGGAGGATGTGGATGTAAAGGGAACTCGTAATGTAGGCGGTTTGGTCGGTTTAAGTTCTGGAAGCATAACAAATAGCTACACGACAGGTAGTGTGGAGGGAACTCGTACTGTAGGTGGCTTGGTCGGAAATAGTTATGGAAGCATAGAAAATAGCTACGCGACAGGCAGTGTGACTGGAACTGGTGATTATGTAGGCGGCTTGGTCGGTAGTTCTGCTAGTAGCATAACAAATAGCTACGCGACAGGCAAAGTGGAGGGAAATAACGATGTAGGTGGCTTGGTCGGTATTGTAAATATTAATGGAAGCATAACAAATAGCTACGCGACAGGCAGTGTGACTGGAACTGGTGATACCGTAGGCGGCTTGGTCGGATATAGTTCTGGAAGGATAATAAATAGCTACGCGACAGGCAGTGTGGATGGAATTAGTGATGTAGGCGGTTTGGTCGGGTATAGCGGTGGAAGGATAACAAATAGCTACGCGACTGGCAATGTGACTGGAACTGGTGATGTAGGCGGCTTGGTCGGATATGTAATTAGTGGAAGCATAACAAACAGCTATTACGACAGTGATACAACAGGACAACCAGATAACAGTCACGGAATCCGACGTACAACTGTCGAAATGAAAGAAGGAACACCATCAGCATCAATCTACACTAACTGGGATATTAACATCTGGAATTTCGGCACAACATCAGATTACCCAACATTATGGGAAAAACCAGCAGTTACAACACCAATAACAGCTATTGATGCGATTACAGGCACGACTTTATTGGGAGAGGTGTTAACAGCAGGTGCAGTAACACCAGTAGGCGCACCAGTAACTTATCAATGGCAAATTGCGGATACGGCAACTGGAGAATTTACAGATATTCCAACAGCAAAAAGCAAAACATATATTCTAACTGCAAATGATGTAGGTAAATTCATCCGAGTTGTAGCAACAGGAGCAGGTAATTACTCAGGAACAGTTACAAGTAACGCAACAACAGCAGTAATTTCTAATATAGGAAGTGCCGCAAATCCATATTTAATCGATTCTGTTGCCAAATTACAAGCGATGGCAGGCTTAGATGGACCTGATGTTTACTTCAAACAAACCGCTGATATTGATATGTCAAGTGAAAGTTGGACACCATTTGTCTTTAATGGTCATTTTGATGGAGACGGGAATAAAATCAGTCATGTAACGATTAATCAGCCGAGTAATAATAATGTTGGATTCTTTAGTCAGCTGAATGGAGAATTGCAAAATGTTCACTTGGAGGATGTATATGTAAAGGGAAGTTATTTTGTAGGCGGCTTGGTCGGGCTTAGTTCTGGAAGCATATCAAATAGCCACGCGACAGGCAGTGTGGAGGGAACTGGTCAAGTAGGCGGCTTGGTCGGATGGGTTAGGTCTGGAAGCATAGAAAATAGCTATGCGACAGGCAGTGTGGAGGGAACTGATTATGTAGGCGGCTTGGTCGGATGGGTTAGTTCTGGAAGCATAGAAAATAGCCACGCGACAGGCAGTGTGATTGGACAGTATCAAGTAGGCGGCTTGGTCGGGCGTAGTTCTGGAAGCATAAAAAATAGCTATGCGACAGGCAATGTGACTGGAACTAGTAATAATGTAGGCGGCTTGGTCGGATATGTAATTAGTGGAAGCATAACTAGCAGCTATTACGATAGTGATACAACAGGACAATCAGATATTGGAAAAGGAACGCCACACACAACTGTCGAAATGAAAGAAGGAACAGAAGTAACAATCTACATTGGTTGGGATACTGATATTTGGGATTTTGGTACGATTACAGATTATCCAAGGTTGAAGAAGCAATAG
- a CDS encoding YitT family protein, with product MKKVTIDILIMMIGAFLFALAINLFVIPNELGEGGVTGVTIILYYVMEWSPSIVSFAINAVLIAIGYRFLSRQTTIYTIIAVTLLSIFLHLTESWSIKSDEIMINAIFGGVFVGVGIGLIIRVGGTTAGTTILARIANKFLGWNISYALLFFDLIVAFSSYFIIGAEALMLTIMMLYIGTKVMEFVIEGVNPQKAVTIISKNPNAIADQVSSKMNRGVTVLSGHGYYTKEQKEILYIVISRQEVIKLKNIVKALDPDAFIAVHDVRDVFGKGFIELSKS from the coding sequence ATGAAAAAAGTTACAATAGATATTTTGATTATGATGATTGGCGCATTCCTCTTTGCACTGGCGATCAACTTATTCGTCATTCCAAACGAATTAGGTGAGGGCGGTGTAACAGGTGTAACGATTATTCTTTATTATGTAATGGAATGGTCACCGAGTATTGTCAGCTTTGCAATTAATGCTGTCCTTATCGCGATCGGCTATCGATTTCTTAGTAGACAAACGACGATTTATACCATTATCGCCGTAACATTGCTTTCTATTTTCTTACATTTAACAGAATCTTGGTCCATCAAGTCCGATGAAATTATGATTAATGCGATTTTCGGTGGGGTTTTTGTTGGTGTTGGGATTGGATTAATTATCCGCGTCGGTGGTACAACTGCCGGCACGACCATTTTAGCAAGAATCGCGAATAAATTCCTTGGATGGAATATTAGCTATGCACTCCTATTTTTCGATTTAATCGTTGCCTTTTCATCGTATTTCATTATTGGTGCAGAAGCACTTATGCTCACGATTATGATGCTTTACATTGGAACAAAGGTGATGGAATTCGTGATTGAAGGTGTGAACCCTCAAAAAGCGGTGACCATTATTTCAAAAAATCCAAATGCCATCGCAGATCAAGTAAGCTCTAAAATGAATCGTGGTGTCACGGTTTTATCTGGGCACGGCTATTATACGAAGGAACAAAAGGAAATTTTATATATCGTAATTAGCAGACAAGAAGTTATAAAGCTTAAAAATATCGTAAAAGCGTTAGACCCAGATGCCTTTATTGCAGTCCATGATGTACGAGATGTATTTGGAAAAGGCTTTATTGAGCTATCAAAATCTTAG
- a CDS encoding Dph6-related ATP pyrophosphatase — MGSLKDWKTGADSQTFVASFSGGKDSTLALYEAMKTGHAVGLIIVLEEDGKRSRSHGMTVDFIKAQAESIGLPIHLAAASWANYEETFIEMLHKMKSLGADALVTGDLDMPEHGCWHEKVANIANLKLGMPLWQVDHLEVVERFIHLGFKTIITTVNLTLGMQEDDLGKVLTYEYVQELKSRGIDPCGEGGEFHTTVIDGLIFKQPIAFQPCEIIRKENYAFLPLKLI; from the coding sequence ATGGGAAGTTTGAAAGATTGGAAAACGGGGGCTGACAGTCAAACGTTTGTTGCCTCCTTTAGTGGGGGAAAAGATAGTACACTCGCTTTATACGAGGCCATGAAAACGGGGCATGCAGTCGGTTTAATTATTGTGCTAGAGGAAGATGGGAAACGCTCCCGCTCACATGGTATGACCGTCGATTTTATAAAAGCACAAGCCGAGTCGATTGGCTTACCGATTCATTTGGCGGCTGCTAGTTGGGCAAACTATGAAGAAACATTTATTGAAATGCTACATAAGATGAAAAGTTTGGGAGCAGATGCACTTGTGACAGGTGATCTTGATATGCCTGAGCACGGTTGTTGGCATGAAAAAGTCGCAAACATCGCAAACTTAAAACTCGGCATGCCTTTATGGCAAGTTGATCATTTAGAAGTAGTGGAACGCTTCATTCATTTAGGTTTTAAAACAATCATCACGACTGTTAACTTAACACTAGGTATGCAGGAGGATGATTTAGGGAAAGTATTAACATATGAGTATGTGCAAGAGCTAAAATCTCGAGGCATTGATCCTTGTGGAGAAGGTGGCGAGTTCCATACAACCGTAATTGATGGACTTATTTTTAAACAGCCGATTGCTTTCCAACCGTGCGAAATTATTCGAAAAGAGAACTATGCCTTTTTACCACTCAAATTAATTTAA
- a CDS encoding DUF5698 domain-containing protein, translating to MKEIILILLLQLIYVPLFTLRTIFLVKNITMLASLIGIVEMLIYVFGLSLVFSGDQGFLAMVVYAVGFGIGIIIGTRIEQKLAIGYIYVMINTQNRNEELIKIIREEGFALTTYVGEGRDSQRYKYEILTNRNREKELFMLVQHYEPTAFIISYEPKSFKGGFLVKRMKQHKKHE from the coding sequence ATGAAAGAAATTATACTTATTTTATTACTTCAACTAATATATGTACCTTTATTTACACTTCGTACGATTTTCCTAGTAAAGAATATTACTATGCTCGCATCGTTAATTGGGATTGTCGAGATGCTCATTTATGTGTTCGGTCTGTCACTTGTATTTAGTGGCGATCAAGGGTTCCTTGCAATGGTCGTTTATGCTGTCGGATTTGGTATTGGGATTATTATCGGAACGCGCATTGAACAAAAACTCGCAATTGGCTATATTTACGTAATGATTAATACACAAAATCGCAATGAAGAATTAATCAAAATTATTCGTGAAGAAGGATTTGCCCTAACGACATACGTAGGCGAAGGACGCGACAGTCAGCGATATAAATACGAAATTTTAACAAATCGTAATCGCGAGAAGGAATTGTTTATGCTCGTGCAGCATTATGAGCCAACTGCGTTTATTATTTCCTATGAGCCGAAATCGTTTAAAGGCGGTTTTTTGGTTAAACGGATGAAGCAGCATAAGAAACATGAATAA